Genomic DNA from Paenibacillus sp. KS-LC4:
CAAAGTAAGCATCCTCACCATGTTTTTTATCACCAGCGATAAATTCAATGCCCGTAAATTCAGCATAGTCCTTAAACATGGCTTTTACAATTTTAGGATCAAGTGGCGCAGGATCATTTTCATTCCCAAAACTAAAGGTCATAGCAATATTTAATGTTTCCCCACGCTCCGTCAGCTGCTTCTTAAATTCATCATAATAAGCCATCACTCGATTTTTATAAGCAACGGTCAAAATCGCATTAAATTCCCTAGCTTGTGATTGTGATTCCCAGTTATTCAAAATCTCTTCAACGACACGCGGAATATGTGTTTCATCTTGATAGATTAGTAATTTGTGTTTCTTCGCTTGTTTTTCAACTTCAAGTTCTGAAAATGCTTGAACTTGACGTTCGATATCTCTTTCTAGTTTATCTGGTTGTTCTTCTTTCATTTTCTCAATAAGCCGTTCTCTCAAATCTTCGTAACTTTTAAACTCCCCCGTATTAATATAGTCAACGTGAAAGCCTAGTACGTTTTTATCTGCAATCGCTTGTTCTATCGTATACTCATGCAAATTAGGTCCGAATAGCTTTTCGGTCGTATTAATGACTTCGCTCTTTTCATTGATCATTCCTTTGATCAAGTTTTCATCAAATAAAGGCGTACCCGTAAAACCGTAGAAGAGTCCATTTTTCTTGAAGTATTGATTTATGCTCCCCATCATCTGTCCCATTGTTGTACGATGTGCTTCATCAATAATAAAGATAAATTTCTTATCCGCCAAACTAGCATCGTGAGCTTCTTTTAGTTCCTTCACTACATTATTTAGTTTGAAAGTTGTTGTCACCACAATGCCATTTTTAGCTGATTTAAGTATCTTTTTTAACTGATAGGTGTGTTTAGTGTCATCAACGGAAACCGACTCATAAGCTGCATATGCTTTGAAATTCTCGCTCGTCCGATTGTCTAGTTCACGTCGATCAACAAGAAAGATCACCTTATCAAATCCTGCTCTAGTCGATAAGAACAAAGCTGTTTTGAAGCTCGTAATCGTCTTTCCTGAACCAGTCGTATGCCATACAAAACCACCATGAGGTAATTTTTCATCATTATCCCAACCAAATGCAGCACCTTCAACGGCTTGCAAGGCATGGACTTGATAAGGACGCATAAGCATATGTCGTCTATTTTCTTCCTCACGTGCTTCATCAATAACTAAGTAATCGCCTACGATCTGATGCGCCATAGGAATCATTAGAAATTGTCCAATTACTTGTTCCCAATCGTTTACAACATTATTTTTCTTATCCGCCCAATGGAACACGAAACTAGGGTTAAAGTCTTCATATGTTTTTGGTGTAGCGAAATAACGAGTAGCGATTTCAGAAGTCATGACCATCATCTGTGAAAACGCCATGAAGTTATTGTTGTATTCACCGTCACGATAGTAACGCATAAACTGTCCAAATGCTTCATCCAGCGTTTTATCTGTCCGTTTTTGCTCGATATTGATAAGCGGCAAACCGTTTATCAGCAGGACAATATCAAAACGGTTATCGTTAGCTGTCCGCACCTCTCTAGCAATTCGATAACTAGAGTCTCCCCCACGTACTTCCGCTTTTTTGAAAATCGTCAAGGTGATTTGTTTTCTTGTGATGTTTGGATTATCGTCACGGTAAATGCCGTCAATCTTGCCTTTCGATTCTTCAATGGCTAGTATCTTCGCTGCTTCATAACTGTTGCTGATTTGATGAACTTTAGCCATCACTTGGCTGAACTCGCTATCCGTCAATTCCACACCTTCAAGCTGATCGGCATTCATACGATTGAGTTCACTACGCCAATGATTAACCAAGTCAGCAACGGTAACTTTTTGCTTGTTACCATTTAGAAAGTCAGGCGCTTCCCATTTATATTTTTGCAGTTCTTTGACAAAATTCTCTTGGAACGTTTTCTCTGACGCATTTTTTGGTGTATCGCTCATGACTATCCCTACCTTCTATACAAACATCTCATTTAGGAATGCTTCTTTTAGATTTTGTAGTTTTTCTAACTTACGCTGATGAAGGTTGATGAGGTTGTCTAGGTCAGAAAAATATTCGCCAATTTTCTCTTGTTCTTTTATTGCTTTTGGGAACATTATATCCAATTTACGTTGCCCTGTAATTCCAATATAAGCACGTGTTGATTGTGTTGCTTCAAGTTTTAGAGAATTTTGAAAATCTGGTGAGTTAAAATATGCATAAAGATATTTTATAGCTAATTTTGATTTGTCAATAACCCTATAATATGTTACCTGCGGTGTCAAAACAGCATATTCACTACTTAAACCACTCAAAATAGCAACTTCACCAATTGTTGCTTTATGTGTAATCAACACATCCCCATTCTTCGCAAATCCCTTGTCTAGTTTTTTCGACCTTTCTGTAGTTATAAAATTACATTTTTTAAAATCTACCAATCCATTTTTTATATCTGTAGCCATTAAAAATGGAATACCGTAATCAACATATTCACTTGCTGTCGGATGCTTTTCCCCATGATTTCCATCCATTGGTTCTTCAATGATGCCTTCATCAATCAGCCATTGAACCTCACGCTGTTCCCAAGCTCCAGTAAATCCAGCAAATCTCCGTTTTGGTTCACGCTCACCTTCAGCGGGAAACATTTCTGAAAGATATGCAGATTTTAACTCTTTTGTCTTTTCTAACTTACGCTGATGAAGGGTGATGAGGTGGTCGAGTTGTTTAAAAAACTGTCCAATTCTCATTTGCTCATCATAATTTGGAAATTTAATATCTAATTCTTTTACGATTGATCCAGATAAATTCCCTTGTCCACCTTGTAAATATTTATCAATAATTTTCTGTTTTTGAGCACGTAACCACTGCATAATAAATTGAGAATCATAACCTTCATCTGGCATTATTGCTAAAATTGCTTGATTAATTGCACCATTTATCCTTGATATACCAACTTCTCCGCTTGTTGCTCCGTAAAGTGCATAAAGAATATCGCCCTTTTCAACCAGCTTAGCTGATGAGTTATTTAAACCAGTTTTGGTAATGGTTAATTCAGTCCTATTACTCTTGATTTCCGCAGAACGAATAAATGGAATATCACCATTGTAATAATCATTTTTACCAACTAATGGCGTTCCACCTGAGTAAGATATTGAAACATTCCCTAACTTCCGCTGTTCCCAATCGTGGCTATTTAGAAATTTCTTAAATCGTCTTTTTGGTACTAAATCTGTTTGTTCAGTCATTGTCTCACCACCAATTCACTCATCAATGCTACAAACGCCGATTCCAAGTCACGACTTTCCTCGTCAAGCGCTGCTAATGTATCGACATAACGATTGTGCAACATCTGTAGCGTGTTTAGTTCTGCTTTTAGTGGTAACTCTGCCAAACCGACAATAGCTTCCACTGTGTTTCCGAACCATTTGTCATACATCAAATAATCAATTTCTTCTTTTGTCAACGTTAGGATACGTTCTTGTACAGCTTCTTTAAGTGCTTTTTCATCTACTTTTACTGCTTTGCTAAGTGCTGATTTATCTGTAAATAACTCTTCAACATTTTTCAGAAGTTTATATTCAACCGTTCCTTTACTTGCTTTCTTTAATTCCGCCTTGACCAACTTATTTTCAAAAGCCTCGCCAGCTTCATTTAAGATTCCACCTAAAGCATCGGCCTCATCGCTATCTTCAACTTTCGCTGCCTCTACTAAGTCCGAAAGTTCATTTTCGATTTCTTGAATACGCATTTGCTTTGTTTTAATTCTTTCTAATTCATCACTGTACAAATGTTTTGCTATCAACTCATTCGGTACGATCATACCAACCCAACCATTTTGCTCTACACGTTTTTTATCGCCTGATCCTTTCGTCACCATATTAGGCACACGAGTACGTCCTGCTGTATAGAAATCACTCAATGCGATAATTTCTGTATCATGTGTCAGTGCATTCTTCCAAATCTCCGCCACAATCTGATACCCGTTATAAACATCAATATGATTAAACTCCGCCAACATCGTCTTGACTTCAACAAGCATGTCATCCATTAACTGATTCAAATTGCTGTTGTCGTCTACGACTCGCAAAATATCCCAATACTTATCAACATATGATTTTGCTTTACTTTCAATCTCTTTCGATTTTGCAACAATGCGAGCGTCACTTAATATTTCCTTAGATATTTCATCAACTGGCTTCAAAAGCTCAACATAACCATTACGAATTTCCTTCAAAGACTGATCTAAAATATCTGGTACTGTAGACTGCAAAACCTGCAAGTCATCAATATTCTGTCGAGGAATCCCGCCAAGTAAATGTGCATCCACATCTTGGGGAATTTCTTCGTCTATTGCTTCAACATAACGAGGAATGTTCATGTTATATTGGTTTTCAACAATTTCTCCACGATTAGCTAAATGGCTATAGCCCTTTTCCTCTCTACGCTCTACATATGTATCTACGATTTTTGCAATATCTTTTTCTTGTAGAACATTCTGTTTCCCGACTTTAATAAAACTGCGAGAGGCATCAATAATCAAGACAGGCTCATCAATTTTACGACCTTTCTTCAAGATCATCACAGCTACTGGAATACCTGTATTGGTGAATAGGCTACTCGGCAAACCAATGATACTATCAATGTAGTTTTTCTCCAGCAGCCTTTCACGAATCTCTCCCTCAGCCCCGCCTCGGAATAACACGCCATGAGGCAAAACAATCGCCATCGTACCATTTTGACCTAAGTGAAATAATCCGTGTAAAAGGAAAGCAAAATCACCTTTAGAATCTGGCGGCAATACCCCAGCAATTTCAAAACGAGGGTCGCTGACTTTTAACCCTGCTTTGTTCCAGCCTTTTACAGAATAAGGTGGATTCATAACGACTGCATCAAACTGTACACCTTCATTCGGACGTTCGGGGTCTTCCGGCCAATCATGCGAAAGCGTGTCCCCATTTTTAATCGTCATTTTTTCTGGACGGACACCATGAAGTAATAAAT
This window encodes:
- a CDS encoding type I restriction-modification system subunit M, which produces MITSEEIKRKLWDGANELRGSMDASRYKDYMLGLMFYKFLSDKTLEEFKISSGLGQITESELVEEYVKAKIEYGEELDNMLQIALGYYVAPEYLYQTWLKDINSGNFEVQKVTDSLNNFERTIAVASGSNDFKGLFSSSTLDLTDTALGSNLNERSKNIKSLILLFAELDMVALQKGDVLGDAYEYLIGQFAMESGKKAGEFYTPQQVSEVMAQIVAKMSDVKTIYDPTVGSGSLLLTVKKHLGKEVQKDLSYYGQEKNTATYNLTRMNLLLHGVRPEKMTIKNGDTLSHDWPEDPERPNEGVQFDAVVMNPPYSVKGWNKAGLKVSDPRFEIAGVLPPDSKGDFAFLLHGLFHLGQNGTMAIVLPHGVLFRGGAEGEIRERLLEKNYIDSIIGLPSSLFTNTGIPVAVMILKKGRKIDEPVLIIDASRSFIKVGKQNVLQEKDIAKIVDTYVERREEKGYSHLANRGEIVENQYNMNIPRYVEAIDEEIPQDVDAHLLGGIPRQNIDDLQVLQSTVPDILDQSLKEIRNGYVELLKPVDEISKEILSDARIVAKSKEIESKAKSYVDKYWDILRVVDDNSNLNQLMDDMLVEVKTMLAEFNHIDVYNGYQIVAEIWKNALTHDTEIIALSDFYTAGRTRVPNMVTKGSGDKKRVEQNGWVGMIVPNELIAKHLYSDELERIKTKQMRIQEIENELSDLVEAAKVEDSDEADALGGILNEAGEAFENKLVKAELKKASKGTVEYKLLKNVEELFTDKSALSKAVKVDEKALKEAVQERILTLTKEEIDYLMYDKWFGNTVEAIVGLAELPLKAELNTLQMLHNRYVDTLAALDEESRDLESAFVALMSELVVRQ
- a CDS encoding HsdR family type I site-specific deoxyribonuclease, translated to MSDTPKNASEKTFQENFVKELQKYKWEAPDFLNGNKQKVTVADLVNHWRSELNRMNADQLEGVELTDSEFSQVMAKVHQISNSYEAAKILAIEESKGKIDGIYRDDNPNITRKQITLTIFKKAEVRGGDSSYRIAREVRTANDNRFDIVLLINGLPLINIEQKRTDKTLDEAFGQFMRYYRDGEYNNNFMAFSQMMVMTSEIATRYFATPKTYEDFNPSFVFHWADKKNNVVNDWEQVIGQFLMIPMAHQIVGDYLVIDEAREEENRRHMLMRPYQVHALQAVEGAAFGWDNDEKLPHGGFVWHTTGSGKTITSFKTALFLSTRAGFDKVIFLVDRRELDNRTSENFKAYAAYESVSVDDTKHTYQLKKILKSAKNGIVVTTTFKLNNVVKELKEAHDASLADKKFIFIIDEAHRTTMGQMMGSINQYFKKNGLFYGFTGTPLFDENLIKGMINEKSEVINTTEKLFGPNLHEYTIEQAIADKNVLGFHVDYINTGEFKSYEDLRERLIEKMKEEQPDKLERDIERQVQAFSELEVEKQAKKHKLLIYQDETHIPRVVEEILNNWESQSQAREFNAILTVAYKNRVMAYYDEFKKQLTERGETLNIAMTFSFGNENDPAPLDPKIVKAMFKDYAEFTGIEFIAGDKKHGEDAYFEDIVERATRGGSGRNAKNIDLVIVADQLLTGYDSKRLNTLYVDRSLELQSLIQAYSRTNRIFGFTKEFGTIINFQYPRITEEIVNEALRLYSSGGKSSKAIVDTYVTAVQKLEIKIAELLPTLPNPTDWQTIKDDEEAKEAFILAFEDAAEQLNLVQQYYEYKWNDVSFGIDEHTWLQYLGAYRNLTWQPGTPSPPTPVNALVGKTKLAGTQVIDANHILSLIGSKVTSPYGVQTVDKETLRIIYEQIQELSNMGEHEQAQLLKEFVDTELVPGNLSNSLNFDEAFERWKWSKLQNAVHDFAVEWGLDSVTLEKSVLAYSTTQPSVVPYIHDLIRSVDFNKATNKSAGNKLKHNMMLTTKLPEWIAETKQKYH
- a CDS encoding restriction endonuclease subunit S; amino-acid sequence: MTEQTDLVPKRRFKKFLNSHDWEQRKLGNVSISYSGGTPLVGKNDYYNGDIPFIRSAEIKSNRTELTITKTGLNNSSAKLVEKGDILYALYGATSGEVGISRINGAINQAILAIMPDEGYDSQFIMQWLRAQKQKIIDKYLQGGQGNLSGSIVKELDIKFPNYDEQMRIGQFFKQLDHLITLHQRKLEKTKELKSAYLSEMFPAEGEREPKRRFAGFTGAWEQREVQWLIDEGIIEEPMDGNHGEKHPTASEYVDYGIPFLMATDIKNGLVDFKKCNFITTERSKKLDKGFAKNGDVLITHKATIGEVAILSGLSSEYAVLTPQVTYYRVIDKSKLAIKYLYAYFNSPDFQNSLKLEATQSTRAYIGITGQRKLDIMFPKAIKEQEKIGEYFSDLDNLINLHQRKLEKLQNLKEAFLNEMFV